The genomic segment ACTGAAATAATTAATTTATATGATTTAAATTATACTGGATGTATAAGTTGCTTTGCTTGTAAAAGACTTGGAAGTAACAGTTATGGAAAATGTGCAGTAAAAGACGATCTTCAAGAAGTTTTAGAAAAAGTATCTCAAGCTGATGGGCTTATTTTTAGTTCTCCAGTATATTTTAGTAATGTAACAGGTAAATTCCTATCATTTTTAGAAAGACTATTATTTCCTTATCTTGTGTATGACAATAATGGTACTTCACTAGCGCCAAAGAGGATGCCAACAGCATTTATTTATACAATGAATGTTAAAGAAGAGGTGATGAAGCAAATTGGTTATTTAAAAACTTTTGAGCGCATGGAATCTAATATTGGACATATATTCACAAAACCATTAGTTATGTATTCAAATAATACTTATCAATTTGATGATTACTCAAAATATAAAGTTGAATCCTTCTCCGAAGAAGAAAAAGCAGCACATAGAAAAATTCAATTTCCTTTAGATTGTCAAAAAGTATTTGAATTAGGTGCAAATTTAATAAAGCACTAGAAATAAAGTGGTATATTAAATTACGAGAAAAGTTAACTTATAAGGAATCTTTTGATTAGTTAAATAGATATAAGTTTATTGATTTTATTTTGGAAAACTATGAAATATGGCATACACTATCTAGCAATGATGAAGTAGAGGATATGATTATGACTGCAAGGAATAATTTTGGGGAGTTAACCTGATATCATATCATGGATAAAATATAATTATTAAGGAGATTGATTTAAGCAAATGCAGGATTTATAAAGATTTTGACCAAGGGATTTTATTGCGCAGCAAATTAGAGAACAAGCAGAGCTAATGGCCAAAAGAGTTGCAAGAGTTTATAGTGGTACTTCTTATGTTAATATATTTGAACTATTAGAAAATGTAAATAAATTAAAGCAAGAAATGAAAGTGCTGTATTATTCTAGAGTGAATTATACAGCATTATTAATTATATGTAAATTTAATAGTGCCATATTTATTTTACTATTGGAATTTTGAACTATATTCATTAGTAGAGAACCACCTAATAAAAAAACAAGTCCATATGCTAAGCCTATTTCCAATTATGCTACGTCATTCGTTTGTCCTAATAGAGCCGCTATGAAGGCAATCTACTTCTTTGCCTAATGAAAAATAATCATGGCATTTGGGTCTTGTTATTTTTTTCATGTGTCTTATTTTTTGTTTTATATGATATTATTTAATAATTCATTTTTTACCTTTTCTGCTGATTATTATAGAGGCAATTACACTTATTACAAGAATTAGTATAATAACAGAAATAGAAATCCCTATAGATATATGATACTTAAATGATATTCCGAGTTTTATACCAGTAAATATAAGTATTAAGGCTACTCCATATTTAACATATTCGAAGGTACTATGTAGTTTTTCTAAAAGAAAATATAAATTTCTAAGACCTAATATTGCAAAAATATTTGATGTGTATACAATGAAAACATTAGTTGTTATTGCAAATATTGCAGGAATTGAATCAATAGCAAATAGTAAATCTGATCCTTCAATTAAAAACAATATTGCAAATAATGGTGTTGCATGAAGAACATTGTTTATTTTCACAAAAAACTTTTCGTCATGAAGCTCTTTAGTTACAGGTATCATTTTTTTTAGAAGTTTAATTAATTTACTGTTTTCAAATGATACATCATCTTCTTTGTTAATCATCATTTTTATACCACTTATAATAAGAAGTATACCAAATATATATATAATCCATTTAAATGCATTAATAATTGCAATTCCTAATAAAACAAATATAAATCTTAGAATAATCGCACCAAAAATTCCATAAGTTAAAATTCTTTTTTGATGTTTAGCAGTAATTCCAAAGCTTGAGAAAATTAATAAAAAGAGAAAAAGATTATCGACACTAAGACTCAATTCAATAATATATCCTCCGAGAAATTCTAAAGCTCTTTCAGAACCCATGTAATACCATATAGCTAAATTAAATATAGCGGCTATAAATGTAATTAATAAAAACTTAAATAAATGTTTTCTAGTAGACATTTTTGTAGCTCCTTTCAGATAAATTTGTATTTAAATCGAATATATTTTTTTAATATATTCGAAATTTTATGTAAAAACAATATTAATATAAGTTTTGTTTTTTGCATGAATTATAATAACTTTAAAAAGCAATTAAAAAACTTGTTTAAAATAATATAACAATTATGTAAGAATAAATCAATAAAAGTTTATCATGTTAAGATTTTTATAATATTGACAAGTTTTTTATTTAATAGTATTATTGTTAATAACAATAATAAAAAGACAGTGATAATCTCATTTATAGGGGGAGTAACTGCCTGTTAATTATAACAGGATTCAAAGTCGTCATTACGGAGAGATCCCGGCTTTGAAAGCAAAACAATGCTTAGTGAGACTCTATAGTTAGAAAGTGTTCTAACTATAGAGTCTTTTTTGTTACATAAATTTCTAAATTCAGAAAAAATTATCAAAACATTTTATTAATTAAGTAAAAGGAGGAAAAGAAAATGAGCGGTTTAGGAAATCAAATTAAAACTTTACTTTTGATGAGTGTCCTGACGATATTAGTAGTATTAATAGGAAGAGGTATTGGAGGTCAATCAGGAATGCTGATGGCTTTGGTGCTTGCATTAGTTATGAATGGAGGAAGTTATTGGTTTAGTGATAAAATTGCACTATCTATGACTGGAGCTAAGCTATTAACACGAAATGATAATATTGAAATTTATAATATGGTGGAAAGATTGACAGCAAATGCAGGAATACCAATGCCAAGGCTTTATATTACACCTTCTACACAGCCTAATGCGTTTGCAACAGGAAGAAATCCTAAGCATTCAGCTGTTGCTGTTACACAAGGATTAGTGAATATACTAAATTATGAAGAATTAGAAGGTGTTATTGCTCATGAATTGGCACATATTAAGAATAGGGACGTGCTTATAAGTACTATTGCAGCTGTAATGGCAGGAGTAATCACAACAATGGCTAATTGGGCGCAGTGGGCGTTAATGTTCGGCATGGGTAACAGTGATGAAGAAGAAGGCTCAGGATTCTTAGCAGCTTTACCATTAATTATTTTAGGACCTATTGCAGCTATGTTAGTACAGATGGCAGTATCAAGATCTAGAGAATATCTTGCTGACAATACAGGAGCGAGGATTGCAGGACACAGCAGAGGACTCTCTAATGCATTACTTAAGTTAGATCAGGCCTCAAGAGTGGTTCCTATGGACGTAAATCCTGCAGTAAGCCATATGTTTATAGTCAATCCTCTAAGTGCGCAAAGATTAATGAACCTATTTAGCACTCATCCAACGATAGAAGATAGAGTACGTAGGCTTCAGTCTTCAAATTTATAATCTTAATTAAATCAAATATCTTAAAGCATCTGTAAATCAGATGCTTTCTTAATTCTCTAGGAATTTATATTCAAGTTAAATTTGTGGATAAATTATGGAAAAGACTAATTCAGAAAGTTAGGATTTGTAAAGAGAATAAAAAAGAAAATATATTCGCCTGCATAAAATATTCTTATATGCAGAATAGTTCATTATTTTAGCATAGCTACTCTTTTTATAGGTGCATAGCTGCCATTTCTGATGTGCAGATTTTTCTCACATACGTTCGAAAAGGCAGATGCGTAAAAAAATCTCCAGCTTCAAAGTCGCCTGCGATTTTGTTCAACTTTTCTTAAATAGAATCAAGTGAGATATTAGGAAGTTTAAAAATCATACCAAGATAAATTCGTTAAATTTCAAATTGTAGAATCCCATGACGATGATAAGTTCAAATATTTCGATGAAGTTAGTATAACAACGGTCATAAAATATAGAAGAGAAGTTATGATAGAATTTACAAAATATAAAAATGGCCAATTAGTTGCAACAATGAAAATAAAAGTGTGAGAATAGAAAAGGTCCAATATTTTTGCATTTGAGGAGGGTGTAATTAAAAATAACTTGAAATTAAAATATAGCTTAAAGCAAGAAATGAAAGTGCTGTATTATTCTAGAGTGAATTATACAGCATTATTAATTATATATGAAAATTAATAATTAAAAGGTTATATATCAGCGATAGAGCTATTTGTACAATTAATTAGAAGTGCTGTAATTTAATTTCGGTATCTTATTTTAATTTATTTTTATTAAATAACTTCCCATTATAGACAAGAAATTAAAAGCTTTTATCCTGATTATTAAGTTGTGAGCAACGATTAAATTCCATTTCTAATACTGTATTTACCGTATGTTTACCTAGGTTATCTAAAGAATTATATTTTTTTAATAAATATTCTAATTCTTCTGATAGTTGTAAACGTGTTTTTATTTTGTTTTCATCCCATCCCATTAAAATAGATGGAGTTGTTTCTAATATTACTGCAAGTTTTTCGATTTTGTCAGAAGGTATATTAGAGATTACACCGCTTTCATATCTTTGAAGTGTTGGCTTACTAATAGATAATCTTTTAGAAACATCTTCTAATGTGAGATTCAATTCTAATCGTCTATTTTTGATATTTTCTTTCAAACCCATTTTATATCACCTCTTAGTTCTATATTAAAAGTAAGTAAATTATAGATTATCAATTAATATAATTTATTGATAATCTATAATAAAATCGAAGCGTTCTAATAAAACTTAATAACTTTTTATTTATTTTGTTTACTGCAGTTAGGCAAATTAAAAAAATCATTCTAATTTGTAGACTATTAATATAATTTATTATAACATCTGTTTCCGGATATGCAACAACTATTTTCCATTATATAGAAAAAGTTACGTAAGAAGTATTGACAATAATAGGCATAATATATAAAATATTACTTAACGAGTAACGAAAGGGGAGCATTTATGATATTAGTTAATGAGTTAAAAGGAAAGATAAAAGCAAAAGGATATACTCAGGAAAAGCTGGCAAGGGAATTAGGAATGTCTCCAAAAACCTTAGGTAATAAACTTAATAAAGGAATATTTGGTTCAAATGAAATCGATAAGATGATAAAACTATTAGATATAAATAATCCAATAGAGATTTTTTTTAATAAATAAATTACTTAAAGAGTAAAATGTATTGACTTTATATATAGTATTAGAAATCTAAAATTCATTGTATATATTGCAAAAATAATTCTTTATCACAATTTTAGAATCATTGCAAAAATTTTAGCTGAAATTGTGAAATGTGCATTGTGAATTGCAACGTATATATTGCAATTTAAAGTATTATGTTACGCCATATTTATTGTTGCAGAAGGACAAGCTGTGGAAGAATTATTAAAAGAAATTTTAGTTGAATTAAGAAAATAGTAATCTTAAATTAAAAAATAAATGTAAATTTATTTTCATACACCTTGAGCTAGAATGTATCAGGGATACAACTTTTGATATAAATGTATAAAAAGAAAGCGAGGACTTACAAATGAATTTTAGGATTTTTAAATGTTATATAGATGTTTGTAAGTTAATTGAGTTAAACCCATCATGGAATGGTCTCGAAAGGTTTAGACAATTTTATTTATGGGAGCGTGGGAATAATGGCAGATATTAAATGGATTAAATTAGCTACTAATATGCATGATGATGAAAAAATGAAGTTAATAGATGCAATGCCTAACAGGGATACAATTCATTACGTTTGGATAAGAATACTTTTACTTGGTGGAAAACTTAACGCCAATGGAAAGGTTTTCTTATCAGAAGGAAAACCTCTTACTGCCAAAATGTTGTCTGTATTATTTTCTAGGCCTTTAGAGGATATTAAGATTGCATTAAAAGTATTATCTAACTTTGACATGATTGAAATAGCTTCTGATAAAGTAATTAGAATTGTGAACTGGGATAAGCATCAGAACATAGAGGGAATGGAAAGGGTCCGTGAACAAAACAGAAAAAGAGTTGAAAATCATAGAGAAAAGAAGAAAGAAGAGAAGAATTTAGCTAAAAGTAATAAGGAAGAAGCTCAGGAAGATCAAGTCTTAGAAGAATCTATGTATTTAGAAGAAAATCAAGATCTGGATGAAAGTGCAGAATTAGAAAAAACTAATGAATTAGAACGAAAGAAAGATTACGCTGAGAATTCTAATATAGAAAAAAACAAAGCTCTAGGTAAAAATGATATATTAGAAAATTTGGAAACTAATGAAGAAGCTTCTGGAAATACATATATTAATGATAAAACTAATATTACTACTAGCGAAGCAGGTAATAATAGTAGTTTAGAAATTATTGATAATAATGAAGATATCAGTAAAAACATTTTAGAAACTGATGATAATAATTGTATTGTCAATAAAAATAATAGTAACGTTACACGAAATAGAAGTAACGTTACAGTAACGCAGCAGAATAAGAAAGAGAAAGAGATAGAGAATAAGGAGAAGAATAAGAAAGAGAAAAAAGAGATAGATAAAGATAAAAACATAAAGAGTAAAAAGAATAATGTTTTTTATATAAATAATAAATGCTCAGCTTGTGATGAGGAAGTTAGCCAGTCGAATTTATTTAAGAAACATAATAATACTAAAAGTGAATCTGGGGAAGAGGAGGACATAAATCTTAAAGCTTTAGAGCTTATGCATTATCATGAAAAAATAACAGGAAAGCCAGGAGGATGTGACTATGTTGCTCTTAGATCAGCTATTGATATTCATGGAGAAAAAATGGTTAAGATGGCCATGGATGTTGGGTTTGAAAAGAATTGTCCTGACATAAAGTATGCAATTGGGGTATTAAAAAACTGGAGGAGAGATGGGTATCCAGAAGATCATATGGAGGTAAAGAAAAATGGGGTTAGAATCAATGGAAAGAGTAACACAGCAGATAAAAATGAATTTGCAGGATTCAAACCAAAGGAACCGCGAAAACTTACAGAAGCTGAACGAAAGAGGATTGAAGAAAAACTCATATAAATGTGATAAATGCTGTGATACTGGATGGATACTTATCCCCCAGGAACATATGCAGCCTCTTGCTGTAGCCTGTGAATGCAGGAAAATAGAAAAACTAAAGAATGAGTGGAAGTATTCAGGAATTAATGTTGAACAAAGTAAACTTACTTTTTCTAGCTTTGAAGTTTGGAATAATGCATCACAAAGGATGAAGGACACTGCAGCAGCATATTGTACTGATTTTGATGAAATAAAAGATAATAGGCGAAATAGCATCTTATTATGTGGACAGGTTGGCAGCGGTAAAACGCATTGCAGCATTGCTGTTGCATTAAATTTTTTAAAACAAAGAATTAAAGTGGTGTACATGCCTTATCGTGATGTAATCACAAAGATAAAACAAAATATGATTGATGAAGAATATTATACTAGCACCATTTCAAAGTATCAATTATGTGAGGTATTACTTGTTGATGATCTCTTTAAGGGAAAAATCAATGAAACAGATACAAATATTATGTTTGAAATTATTAATTACAGGTATCTTAATTTTCTGCCTATTATAGTGAGCAGTGAATTCTCTATTGATAGATTACTGACATTTGATGAAGGGGTTGCTTCAAGAATATATGAAATGTCAAAAGATTATGTTGTAGAAATTGAGAAGGATATTAGGAATAACTATAGACTTAAGTAAGAGCCCAAAAAGTGAGAGTCCAAATTTTATATTTGGTTACTCAAACTTTCTCTGCGAGCTTTCATATTTGGCTGCTCGCACTTACTCCTATGAACGAATGTGAGTAGAAGTTTCCTTGATTGTGCCCAAGCTAAGTTATGAAAATGTGATTTTAGAAAAGAAAAATAGAGATATTAGAAGAAAAGACAAGAGTAATTCAATGCAAGAAATAATTTATATGAGGAGAATGTAAAGATGAAAGCATCAGGAATAGTAAGAAAGCTCGACCCACTTGGAAGGATTGTAATACCAAAAGAAATAAGAAAGGTACTAGAAATTTACGAGGGAGATTCCATGGAAATAATTAAGGTTGATAATGGGGTGGTTGTTAAAAAATATATTAAAGGATGCATTTTTTGTGGAAGTGATAAAGATGTTGTTGAATTTAATGGAGCAGTTGTTTGCGATGGATGCAGAAAGGCTTTAAGGCAGGATTAAACCAGTTGATATGTGGAAAGATGGATGGACAATATATAGTCAAGATACTGAAATCAGAATAAATAAGATATATGCTTTAAAATGACTTAAAAACAATATATCATGTACGATCAGAATTTGTTGCCCATGAGCGTATGGTTGAAATAACTGAAAGGCGTCAAGAGCATTATCTAAATTAAATGAAAAGCTTGTCTGTTAATTGCAATGTAATAAGTACTATATTCAAATTTTCTGCTGAGGTAAGAAAATAATTTATACAACAAATGCAATAGAAAGTTTGAATGGTACTTATCGTAGGCTAAATAGACAAAGAAGTGTTTTTCCAACCGATACAACTTTGTTAAAAGCTTTATATTTAACAACATTTGAAGCCACAAAAAGATGGACTATACCTTATAAAAATTTGGGTAAGGTTTATGGAGAACTTTCAGTTATGTATGAAGGTCATTTATAAATGATAATCAAAAAACGCTCTTTCTCAAGAACGTTATTGATATGCAATCTAACTTAACTTATTAGAAATAAGATAAATAGCTTGAAAATTTTACTTTTATAAATGTTATAGTTTTTTTATCTATAGCTTAAAAAGCTTATTTTGCATATATCGTTTGAAGATTATAGTTTTATAAAGTATTTTCAATCAGTCTTTTAATCTCTTCCTTTGGTAAAAAGCCAACAAATTGGTTCACATTTTCATTATTCTTAAAGATAGCTACAGTAGGTATACTTGAAATGTGATATTCATCTGCTAAATCTCCACTTTTATCCACATCTACTTTTATAAAATTGACTTTTTCTTTCATTTCCTCTGATAACTCTTCAAGAATCGGTGCTATCATTTTACAAGGTCCGCACCAGGTTGCAAAAAAATCTACAACCGTAACTCCACTTTTTATTTCATTTCCGAATTCATTATTATCTACTATTTTCATATTATATTCCTCCATTTTCCTTTATCAGTGCTATAGATTATTGACGGATAAAATTTGTAAGTATTTTATCTTCTTTTTCT from the Clostridium beijerinckii genome contains:
- a CDS encoding flavodoxin family protein is translated as MKIYGINGSPRKNKNTATLLQKALEGVKEAAKDKEIETEIINLYDLNYTGCISCFACKRLGSNSYGKCAVKDDLQEVLEKVSQADGLIFSSPVYFSNVTGKFLSFLERLLFPYLVYDNNGTSLAPKRMPTAFIYTMNVKEEVMKQIGYLKTFERMESNIGHIFTKPLVMYSNNTYQFDDYSKYKVESFSEEEKAAHRKIQFPLDCQKVFELGANLIKH
- a CDS encoding TerC/Alx family metal homeostasis membrane protein, whose amino-acid sequence is MKGATKMSTRKHLFKFLLITFIAAIFNLAIWYYMGSERALEFLGGYIIELSLSVDNLFLFLLIFSSFGITAKHQKRILTYGIFGAIILRFIFVLLGIAIINAFKWIIYIFGILLIISGIKMMINKEDDVSFENSKLIKLLKKMIPVTKELHDEKFFVKINNVLHATPLFAILFLIEGSDLLFAIDSIPAIFAITTNVFIVYTSNIFAILGLRNLYFLLEKLHSTFEYVKYGVALILIFTGIKLGISFKYHISIGISISVIILILVISVIASIIISRKGKK
- a CDS encoding zinc metalloprotease HtpX; protein product: MSGLGNQIKTLLLMSVLTILVVLIGRGIGGQSGMLMALVLALVMNGGSYWFSDKIALSMTGAKLLTRNDNIEIYNMVERLTANAGIPMPRLYITPSTQPNAFATGRNPKHSAVAVTQGLVNILNYEELEGVIAHELAHIKNRDVLISTIAAVMAGVITTMANWAQWALMFGMGNSDEEEGSGFLAALPLIILGPIAAMLVQMAVSRSREYLADNTGARIAGHSRGLSNALLKLDQASRVVPMDVNPAVSHMFIVNPLSAQRLMNLFSTHPTIEDRVRRLQSSNL
- a CDS encoding helix-turn-helix domain-containing protein; its protein translation is MGLKENIKNRRLELNLTLEDVSKRLSISKPTLQRYESGVISNIPSDKIEKLAVILETTPSILMGWDENKIKTRLQLSEELEYLLKKYNSLDNLGKHTVNTVLEMEFNRCSQLNNQDKSF
- a CDS encoding DUF739 family protein, which gives rise to MILVNELKGKIKAKGYTQEKLARELGMSPKTLGNKLNKGIFGSNEIDKMIKLLDINNPIEIFFNK
- a CDS encoding phage replisome organizer N-terminal domain-containing protein translates to MADIKWIKLATNMHDDEKMKLIDAMPNRDTIHYVWIRILLLGGKLNANGKVFLSEGKPLTAKMLSVLFSRPLEDIKIALKVLSNFDMIEIASDKVIRIVNWDKHQNIEGMERVREQNRKRVENHREKKKEEKNLAKSNKEEAQEDQVLEESMYLEENQDLDESAELEKTNELERKKDYAENSNIEKNKALGKNDILENLETNEEASGNTYINDKTNITTSEAGNNSSLEIIDNNEDISKNILETDDNNCIVNKNNSNVTRNRSNVTVTQQNKKEKEIENKEKNKKEKKEIDKDKNIKSKKNNVFYINNKCSACDEEVSQSNLFKKHNNTKSESGEEEDINLKALELMHYHEKITGKPGGCDYVALRSAIDIHGEKMVKMAMDVGFEKNCPDIKYAIGVLKNWRRDGYPEDHMEVKKNGVRINGKSNTADKNEFAGFKPKEPRKLTEAERKRIEEKLI
- a CDS encoding ATP-binding protein, which codes for MQPLAVACECRKIEKLKNEWKYSGINVEQSKLTFSSFEVWNNASQRMKDTAAAYCTDFDEIKDNRRNSILLCGQVGSGKTHCSIAVALNFLKQRIKVVYMPYRDVITKIKQNMIDEEYYTSTISKYQLCEVLLVDDLFKGKINETDTNIMFEIINYRYLNFLPIIVSSEFSIDRLLTFDEGVASRIYEMSKDYVVEIEKDIRNNYRLK
- a CDS encoding AbrB/MazE/SpoVT family DNA-binding domain-containing protein, with amino-acid sequence MKASGIVRKLDPLGRIVIPKEIRKVLEIYEGDSMEIIKVDNGVVVKKYIKGCIFCGSDKDVVEFNGAVVCDGCRKALRQD
- the trxA gene encoding thioredoxin is translated as MKIVDNNEFGNEIKSGVTVVDFFATWCGPCKMIAPILEELSEEMKEKVNFIKVDVDKSGDLADEYHISSIPTVAIFKNNENVNQFVGFLPKEEIKRLIENTL